A region from the Pseudomonas cucumis genome encodes:
- the glnE gene encoding bifunctional [glutamate--ammonia ligase]-adenylyl-L-tyrosine phosphorylase/[glutamate--ammonia-ligase] adenylyltransferase — protein sequence MSLPSLAELPDGLLPFVTRAEQSFRTTVGVLPDDHGLSAWTPERWAQFARVAAASDFVIEQSLRDPLMLLELVQSGELDRAFAPGELCAQIATAVSAAETDDQLGRALRRQRARQQVRIIWRDLTRQADLIQTCRDLSDMADASIDQAYQWLYQRHCQQFGTPTGRRSGEPQQMVILGMGKLGAVELNLSSDIDLIFAYPEGGETVGVKRSLDNQEFFIRLGQRLIKALDPMTVDGFVFRVDMRLRPYGSSGALVLSFNALEQYYQDQGRDWERYAMIKSRVVAGDQVAGAQLQEMLRPFVYRRYLDFSAIEALRTMKQLIQQEVRRKGMADNIKLGSGGIREVEFIAQAFQLIHGGRDLSLQQRPLLKVLSTLEGQGYLPAAVVSELREAYEFLRYTEHAIQAIADRQTQMLPDGEQDQARIAFMLGFANWAAFHEQLMYWRGRVAWHFAQVIADPDEEAGAESEVVVGGEWLPLWEEAQDEEAACRQLEEGGFADASKALKALASLRGSPQLRAMQRLGRERLDAFIPRLLAQAVEHANPDLVLERVLPLVEAVARRSAYLVLLTENPGALRRLLTLCAASPWIAEQITRFPLLLDELLNEGRLFKPPLAPELAAELRERLTRIPEDDLEQQMEALRHFKLAHRLRVAASEIAGSLPLMKVSDYLTWLAEAILEQVLALAWRQTVAKYGTPLRTDGTLCDPGFIIVGYGKVGGLELGHSSDLDLVFIHDGDPQAETDGPKPIDGAQFFTRLGQRIIHLLTAQTNSGQLYEVDMRLRPSGASGLLVSSLGAFARYQENEAWTWEHQALVRARVLVGSQDVGQAFEKVRAAVLAKRRDLPTLRQEVSEMRAKMRDNLGSKSTAAGTAANAFEATAPFDLKQDAGGIVDIEFMVQYAALAWSEAHPSLLRYTDNIRILEGLEEVGLMPAEDASLLREAYKAYRSAAHREALQKDAGVIPGDQFVDERRQVMRIWRELGLS from the coding sequence ATGAGCCTCCCTTCGCTTGCCGAACTGCCCGATGGGCTCCTGCCATTTGTCACCCGCGCCGAGCAGTCGTTTCGTACGACCGTCGGGGTTCTTCCCGATGACCATGGCCTGTCTGCCTGGACGCCTGAGCGCTGGGCGCAATTTGCTCGCGTCGCCGCTGCCAGCGACTTTGTGATTGAACAGAGTCTGCGTGACCCTTTGATGTTGCTGGAATTGGTGCAGTCCGGCGAACTGGATCGAGCCTTTGCCCCGGGCGAGTTGTGCGCACAGATTGCGACGGCGGTGAGCGCAGCCGAAACCGACGACCAGCTGGGCCGCGCCCTGCGTCGCCAGCGCGCACGCCAGCAAGTGCGGATCATCTGGCGTGACCTGACCCGCCAGGCCGATCTGATCCAGACCTGTCGTGACCTCTCGGACATGGCCGATGCCAGCATCGATCAGGCCTATCAGTGGTTGTATCAGCGCCATTGCCAGCAGTTCGGCACGCCCACCGGGCGCCGCAGCGGCGAGCCGCAGCAGATGGTCATCCTCGGCATGGGCAAGCTCGGCGCCGTGGAGCTGAATCTGTCGTCGGACATCGACCTGATCTTCGCCTACCCCGAGGGCGGCGAAACCGTCGGCGTGAAGCGGTCGCTGGATAACCAGGAGTTTTTCATTCGTCTCGGCCAGCGTCTTATAAAGGCGCTGGACCCGATGACCGTCGACGGTTTCGTGTTCCGCGTCGACATGCGCTTGCGGCCTTACGGTTCGTCCGGCGCGCTGGTGCTGAGCTTCAATGCGCTGGAACAGTACTACCAGGATCAGGGCCGCGACTGGGAACGCTACGCGATGATCAAATCGCGCGTGGTGGCCGGCGATCAAGTGGCGGGCGCGCAACTGCAAGAGATGCTGCGCCCGTTCGTTTACCGGCGTTACCTGGATTTCTCGGCCATTGAAGCGCTGCGCACCATGAAGCAGCTGATCCAGCAGGAAGTCCGGCGCAAGGGCATGGCCGACAACATCAAGCTGGGTTCCGGCGGTATTCGTGAAGTCGAGTTTATCGCCCAGGCCTTCCAGCTGATTCACGGTGGCCGCGACCTGAGCCTGCAGCAGCGTCCTTTATTAAAAGTACTGAGCACCCTTGAAGGTCAGGGTTACCTGCCGGCGGCAGTGGTCAGCGAGTTGCGCGAAGCCTACGAATTTCTGCGTTACACCGAACACGCGATCCAGGCCATTGCCGACCGCCAGACCCAGATGCTGCCCGATGGCGAACAGGATCAGGCGCGCATTGCCTTTATGCTCGGGTTTGCCAATTGGGCGGCATTCCACGAACAGCTGATGTACTGGCGCGGCCGGGTGGCCTGGCACTTTGCTCAGGTGATTGCCGATCCCGATGAAGAAGCCGGCGCCGAGAGCGAAGTGGTGGTCGGCGGGGAATGGCTGCCGCTGTGGGAGGAGGCGCAGGACGAGGAGGCCGCGTGCCGTCAGTTGGAAGAGGGTGGTTTCGCCGATGCCTCCAAAGCGCTGAAAGCCCTGGCCAGTCTGCGCGGCAGTCCGCAATTGCGGGCCATGCAGCGCTTGGGACGTGAACGCCTCGATGCTTTTATTCCGCGCTTGCTGGCTCAGGCTGTGGAGCATGCCAATCCCGATCTGGTGCTGGAGCGGGTGTTGCCGCTGGTGGAAGCCGTGGCGCGTCGTTCCGCCTATCTGGTGTTATTGACCGAGAACCCCGGCGCCCTGCGCCGCTTGCTGACGCTGTGCGCCGCGAGCCCGTGGATTGCCGAACAGATCACGCGCTTCCCGCTGCTGCTCGACGAACTGCTCAACGAAGGCCGGCTGTTCAAGCCACCGCTGGCGCCGGAACTGGCGGCCGAGTTGCGCGAGCGTCTGACGCGGATTCCCGAAGACGATCTCGAACAACAAATGGAAGCCCTGCGGCATTTCAAACTGGCGCACCGCTTGCGCGTCGCCGCCTCGGAAATCGCCGGCAGCCTGCCCTTGATGAAGGTCAGTGATTACCTGACCTGGCTTGCCGAAGCGATCCTCGAACAAGTGTTGGCCCTGGCCTGGCGCCAGACCGTGGCCAAGTACGGTACACCGCTGCGCACTGATGGAACCTTATGCGACCCTGGTTTCATCATTGTCGGTTACGGGAAAGTCGGCGGTCTGGAGTTGGGGCACAGTTCGGACCTGGATCTGGTGTTCATCCACGACGGCGATCCACAGGCCGAAACCGACGGGCCGAAGCCTATCGACGGCGCACAGTTTTTTACCCGGCTCGGGCAGCGCATCATTCATTTGCTGACGGCGCAGACCAACTCCGGCCAGCTGTATGAAGTGGACATGCGTCTGCGGCCCTCCGGTGCCTCCGGTTTGCTGGTGAGTTCTTTGGGGGCGTTTGCCCGGTATCAGGAAAACGAAGCCTGGACCTGGGAACACCAGGCGCTGGTGCGGGCGCGGGTGCTGGTGGGCAGTCAGGATGTCGGCCAAGCGTTCGAGAAGGTTCGCGCGGCGGTATTGGCCAAGCGGCGGGACCTGCCGACCTTGCGCCAGGAGGTCAGCGAGATGCGCGCCAAGATGCGCGATAACCTCGGCAGCAAGAGCACGGCGGCGGGCACGGCGGCAAATGCCTTCGAGGCCACGGCGCCATTCGATCTCAAGCAGGATGCCGGAGGTATCGTCGATATTGAATTTATGGTGCAATACGCGGCTCTGGCATGGTCTGAGGCGCATCCGTCATTGCTGCGCTACACCGACAATATCCGCATTCTGGAAGGGTTGGAGGAGGTAGGGCTGATGCCCGCCGAAGACGCCAGCCTGTTGCGTGAAGCCTATAAGGCCTACCGCTCCGCCGCTCACCGGGAAGCCTTGCAGAAGGACGCCGGCGTGATACCGGGCGACCAGTTCGTGGATGAACGACGGCAGGTAATGCGTATCTGGCGCGAGCTGGGGTTAAGCTGA
- the waaF gene encoding lipopolysaccharide heptosyltransferase II: MKILIVGPSWVGDMVMAQTLFQCLKQRHPQCEIDVLAPEWSRPILERMPEVRQALSFPLGHGVLELATRRRIGKSLAGQYDQAILLPNSLKSALVPFFAGIPKRTGWRGEFRYGLLNDVRTLDKERYPLMIERFMALAFEPGVELPKPYPRPSLQIDPVTRDGALAKFGLALDRPVLALCPGAEFGESKRWPSEHYAKVAEAKIREGWQVWLFGSKNDHAVGEDIRARLIPGLREESVNLSGDTSLAEAIDLLSCADAVVSNDSGLMHVAAALNRPLVAVYGSTSPGFTPPLAEHVEIVRLGIECSPCFDRTCRFGHYNCLRQLMPKAVNEALQRLLGTVVEVK, encoded by the coding sequence ATGAAAATTCTGATCGTTGGGCCCAGTTGGGTCGGTGACATGGTGATGGCGCAGACACTTTTTCAGTGTCTCAAGCAGCGCCACCCGCAGTGCGAAATCGACGTGCTGGCCCCCGAGTGGAGCCGGCCGATTCTCGAGCGCATGCCCGAAGTGCGCCAGGCCTTGAGCTTCCCGCTCGGCCACGGCGTGCTGGAGTTGGCGACGCGTCGGCGCATCGGTAAATCCCTGGCCGGTCAGTACGACCAGGCCATCCTGCTGCCCAATTCCCTGAAGTCGGCGCTGGTGCCATTTTTCGCCGGTATCCCGAAACGCACCGGCTGGCGTGGCGAATTCCGCTACGGCCTGCTCAATGACGTGCGCACGCTCGACAAAGAGCGTTACCCGCTGATGATCGAGCGCTTCATGGCCTTGGCCTTTGAGCCCGGCGTCGAGTTGCCGAAACCGTATCCACGGCCGAGCCTGCAGATCGACCCGGTGACCCGCGATGGCGCACTGGCCAAATTCGGTCTGGCTCTCGACCGTCCGGTGTTGGCGCTGTGCCCCGGCGCCGAGTTCGGCGAGTCCAAGCGCTGGCCGTCCGAGCACTACGCCAAGGTCGCCGAAGCGAAGATCCGTGAAGGCTGGCAGGTCTGGCTGTTCGGCTCGAAAAACGATCACGCGGTGGGCGAAGACATTCGCGCGCGGCTGATTCCCGGTCTGCGTGAAGAGTCGGTGAACCTCAGTGGCGACACTTCCCTGGCCGAGGCCATCGATTTGCTGTCTTGCGCTGACGCAGTGGTCTCCAACGACTCCGGCCTGATGCACGTGGCTGCCGCGCTGAACCGCCCATTGGTGGCGGTATACGGCTCGACGTCGCCGGGTTTCACACCACCATTGGCCGAGCATGTCGAAATCGTGCGCCTGGGCATCGAATGCAGTCCGTGCTTCGATCGCACCTGCCGTTTCGGTCATTACAATTGCTTGCGCCAGCTCATGCCGAAAGCGGTGAACGAAGCCTTGCAGCGGTTGCTGGGCACTGTGGTCGAGGTCAAATAG
- the waaC gene encoding lipopolysaccharide heptosyltransferase I, with protein sequence MRVLLIKTSSLGDVIHALPALTDAARAIPGITFDWVVEEGFAEIPTWHPAVGKVIPVAIRRWRKNIWQTIKSGEWKRFKQSIRATKYDLVIDAQGLLKSALLTRYAKAPVAGLDKNSAREPIAARFYSRRLAVARGQHAVERVRQLFAVALGYDLPKGLGDYGLNVERLVELPRKNPYVVFLHGTTWDTKHWPEAYWRELAERVGYLGVAVKLPWGNAVEKARAERIAKDMKHVEVLPKLNLAGVGKVLVGAQACVAVDTGLGHLAAALDVPTLSLFGPTNPGLTGAYGKSQIHMASDFPCAPCLQKKCTYQPTADDARRFDLKREWPLCFTRLNPERVASRLSTLLLAEELR encoded by the coding sequence TTGCGGGTACTGTTGATCAAGACTTCTTCGCTGGGCGACGTGATTCATGCGTTGCCAGCGTTGACCGACGCGGCGCGGGCGATCCCCGGCATCACGTTCGACTGGGTGGTGGAAGAAGGCTTCGCCGAGATTCCGACCTGGCACCCGGCCGTGGGCAAGGTGATTCCGGTGGCGATCCGTCGCTGGCGCAAGAACATCTGGCAGACCATCAAGAGTGGCGAGTGGAAACGCTTCAAACAAAGCATTCGCGCGACCAAATATGACTTGGTGATCGATGCCCAGGGCCTGCTGAAAAGCGCGTTGCTGACCCGCTACGCCAAAGCCCCGGTGGCGGGGCTGGACAAAAACTCGGCCCGCGAACCAATCGCCGCGCGATTCTATTCCCGACGTCTGGCCGTGGCCCGTGGGCAGCACGCGGTAGAGCGAGTGCGTCAGCTGTTCGCAGTGGCCCTGGGTTACGACCTGCCCAAAGGCTTGGGCGACTATGGCCTGAACGTCGAGCGGCTGGTGGAATTGCCGCGCAAGAATCCGTACGTGGTGTTTCTCCACGGCACCACTTGGGACACCAAGCACTGGCCCGAAGCCTATTGGCGCGAGCTGGCCGAGCGGGTGGGTTATCTCGGCGTGGCGGTGAAGCTGCCGTGGGGTAATGCCGTCGAAAAGGCCCGCGCCGAGCGCATCGCCAAAGATATGAAGCACGTCGAAGTGCTGCCCAAACTGAACCTGGCGGGGGTCGGCAAAGTCCTGGTCGGAGCGCAAGCCTGCGTAGCGGTGGACACCGGTCTCGGTCACCTCGCTGCGGCGCTGGACGTACCGACCCTGTCGCTGTTCGGCCCGACTAACCCGGGCCTGACCGGCGCGTACGGCAAGTCGCAGATTCACATGGCCAGCGACTTTCCCTGCGCCCCGTGCCTGCAAAAGAAATGCACCTATCAACCGACGGCCGACGATGCCCGTCGGTTCGACCTGAAACGCGAGTGGCCCCTGTGCTTCACGCGTCTGAATCCCGAGCGTGTCGCGAGCCGACTGAGCACGTTGTTACTGGCTGAGGAGCTGCGCTGA
- a CDS encoding glycosyltransferase family 4 protein, with translation MQLAFVLYKYFPFGGLQRDFMRIALECQQRGHQIRVYTLIWEGDIPPGFEVLVAPVKAFFNHRRNEKLTEWMEADLAKRPVDRLIGFNKMPGLDVYYAADGCFEDKAQNLRNSLYRRWGRYRHFAEYERAVFAKDAKTEVLMISEVQQPLFIKHYDTPLARFHLLPPGISQDRRAPANAAEVRAGFRREFNLKDDELLLVQIGSGFKTKGVDRSLKALAALPAELKKRTRLFVIGQDDPKVFQLQSATLGLGDNVQFLKGRSDIPRFLLGADLLIHPAYNENTGTVLLEAVVAGLPVLVSAVCGYAHYIAEADAGLVLDEPFDQAQLTQYLTGMLNDANARAAWSRNGLAFAETADLYSMPQHAADVILAEHA, from the coding sequence ATGCAATTGGCATTTGTCCTGTACAAGTACTTTCCATTCGGGGGCTTGCAGCGCGATTTCATGCGTATCGCCCTGGAGTGTCAGCAGCGCGGCCATCAGATTCGCGTCTACACACTGATCTGGGAAGGCGATATTCCACCGGGTTTCGAAGTGCTGGTGGCACCAGTCAAGGCGTTCTTCAATCATCGACGCAACGAGAAGCTCACCGAGTGGATGGAGGCTGATCTGGCCAAGCGTCCGGTGGACCGCCTGATCGGTTTCAACAAGATGCCGGGCCTGGACGTTTACTACGCCGCCGACGGCTGCTTCGAAGACAAAGCGCAAAACCTGCGCAACTCGCTGTACCGTCGTTGGGGCCGCTACCGGCACTTCGCCGAGTACGAGCGCGCGGTGTTCGCCAAGGATGCCAAGACCGAAGTGCTGATGATTTCCGAAGTGCAGCAGCCGCTGTTCATCAAGCATTACGACACGCCGCTTGCGCGCTTCCATTTGCTACCGCCGGGTATCTCTCAGGACCGTCGCGCGCCGGCCAATGCCGCCGAGGTCCGTGCCGGGTTTCGTCGCGAGTTCAACCTGAAAGATGATGAACTGCTGCTGGTGCAAATCGGCTCCGGGTTCAAGACCAAAGGCGTGGACCGCAGCCTCAAGGCACTGGCTGCCTTGCCCGCCGAACTGAAAAAGCGCACCCGGCTGTTTGTAATTGGCCAGGACGACCCCAAAGTATTCCAGTTGCAGAGCGCCACATTAGGGCTCGGCGACAACGTGCAGTTCCTCAAGGGGCGTAGCGATATCCCGCGTTTCCTGCTCGGTGCCGATCTGTTGATCCACCCGGCGTATAACGAAAATACCGGGACGGTGCTGCTTGAAGCCGTGGTGGCCGGGTTGCCGGTGCTGGTGAGCGCGGTGTGCGGGTACGCCCATTACATTGCCGAGGCCGACGCCGGTCTGGTGCTGGACGAACCCTTCGATCAGGCGCAACTGACGCAGTACCTGACCGGCATGTTGAATGACGCAAATGCACGGGCGGCCTGGAGCCGCAATGGTCTGGCCTTCGCCGAGACGGCCGACCTCTACAGCATGCCGCAGCACGCGGCCGATGTGATTCTGGCGGAGCACGCTTAA